Proteins co-encoded in one Ziziphus jujuba cultivar Dongzao chromosome 9, ASM3175591v1 genomic window:
- the LOC107427047 gene encoding B3 domain-containing protein At3g19184 isoform X3 gives MFQSHVTGGFWLGLPVQFCKTHLPHCNEMISLVDEDENEFQTKYLADKTGLSGGWRGFSIEHQLVDGDALVFHLVRPTQFKVYITRAYDTKDEKEREGEEEEEEKDLDVTPSGRRAKRRRPRFTGGREGEEKEKERERESEMICRNCESWVLRECLKLLPHNQVHVQLLFGRQNVALDVAEQKLAIQWGLGIGCLVYHLFFSPAVEAYFIHQVLFSCLSFCST, from the exons ATGTTCCAATCACATGTCACTGGAGGCTTTTGGCTG GGTCTGCCGGTGCAATTTTGTAAAACGCACCTGCCTCATTGTAATGAAATGATAAGTTTGGTGGATGAGGATGAAAATGAGTTCCAAACAAAATACCTTGCAGATAAAACTGGTCTTAGTGGTGGATGGAGAGGTTTTTCCATTGAGCACCAGCTGGTTGATGGGGATGCATTAGTCTTCCACTTGGTCAGGCCAACACAATTTAAG GTATATATTACTAGAGCATACGACACTAAAgacgagaaagagagagaaggagaagaagaagaagaagaaaaagatttgGATGTCACACCGTCGGGAAGGAGAGCAAAACGAAGAAGACCAA GGTTCACAGGtgggagagaaggagaagaaaaagaaaaggaaagagagagggaAAGTGAAATGATATGCAGGAATTGTGAGTCTTGGGTACTCCGGGAGTGCTTGAAATTGTTGCCTCATAATCAAGTTCATGTACAATTGCTATTTGGCAGGCAAAACGTAGCTTTGGATGTGGCAGAACAGAAGCTAGCTATACAATGGGGATTAGGAATTGGATGTTTGGTGTATCATCTTTTTTTCTCTCCAGCTGTAGAAGCTTATTTTATTCATCAAGTGCTTTTCAGTTGTCTGTCTTTTTGCAGTACATAA